The genome window TGATCTGGATTAAGGATGAGTAATTTATCAAACAACAGTGTGGAGACTGTTAATGCTGCAGCTACTGCTATTGTGAATGCTGAGAGTAGAGTCCAGCCCACTAGTGTTCAGGTGATTCATCACATcttttatgtgatttttgattgattttatgtgtatatataattgctGGGTGATAAAGTTTTGATCTTTAtggtttgttttgattatttggTGACTGGGGTAGTTTGGTAATTCAGTATGTAGATTAGACTTGCTTGGTCTAAATGATTCGGAAAGTCTAGTGGTAAAAGCTTATCAATGAACTCGGGTTCGATCACTGATTAATTTGGTGTTAGAATAAGAAAAGGGTGTTTTGTCTAATGTTTTTATGGTGAAATTTGTAATGTGGATATACCTTTTAGTATTTTTTGAGAGCATAAAGATGGGGGTTTCCTAGTTAGAAAGGTGTGGTCCATCACTTGTTTAGGAATTCTATGCATcagaaaggaaaaaagaaaaagtaaaaataGAATCATGACTGAGTTACCAACACTAGTGATTTACTTGACTTGTATGGATATTTTCTCCTGGGAATAGTTTCAGCCAAATTTCATCTTTCAATTATGTTGAACCcttgaaattttttgtttttttcgtGAGGTCACTCGAAAGGGGTAAATTACATTACAGTTAGGCCATGTGTTCGATATGCATAGGTAGCGGCCTTGCGGCGCGTTTTAGTTCTTTGAGGAAGTTGATAGAGTCAAAAATGAGACAATCAGGTCTTGGTGGTATGCATGGCGAAGATTTTCTGGGTCATGATCATAAAGGCTTccgtatgttttttttttcctatgtGTAGGCCATTGTTCAATATCATATGTACATAGGTAATTTGCCTTGCAGCGCCTTTTAGTTCTCTAAGGAATTCCATAAAGTTAAAATTGGACAATTTGGTCTTGTAATTTACAAGAGGAAGATTTTCTATATTTGTTGTTTAGCCCCTTTTTAGGACTAGAAAAGTTGGATTTAGTTGATACTCTATTCATATTTGGTTTGGTGATAAGTATAATGAAATGAAGTGATGCggttaaattttttgattagaCCCTTGCTTGCATGACGAAGTTTTATGCATTTAAAAGCTTTATCATTCTTGTTTGAAGGCTTCCCAAGTTTGATTATCTGATTTTGCTAATCTTTTTACTAATGACTTAATTATTCACTATTCAGTACATAATGTTACAAGTATACTGTATACATACAGCATTTACTATACTTTCAGTATGCATCTTTCAGGAATTCTGGGTTGTAACATACAAAGACTATAATATTGGTTTCGTAAGAATTTAAGGATACTTGCCATCCGGATGATATACATGACTGTAAAGTACCTAATTGTGCATATAAATACTTAAAGGAATAGTATCACAAATATATATGGTTATCATTTTTGCATCTCTGGTGATTAGCAATGTGTAGTGAACAATTAATCAGTAAATGGTCCTGCTGCGAACTTTATCAAACTCTTGTTATTGTAAATTTACGCCAAATTGCCAGTTACTATTCTTGGCAGCTACTTATTGACACAGCTGCATGACATAGTATCCCTGACATTAGGCAGACAGAATATGGAATTACACCTTGGTAGCTTTCGTGGCACACTGGCATATTAGAAGTCCTTTATATTGTGGATCTATCAAAGTGCTTTAGAAAAATGGAGTTGATGATTATTCGTCTCTTGTCCACCATATATACGAATTTCACCTACTTTCATATTAATTAGATAAGCTGGTGCAAGCCTGAAATAAGTAACTTACagaatgttaaattttaatttttgattacaGAAGAAACGATggggaagctgctggagtttGCCCTCTTGTTTTGGCTCTTCAAAGCCCAGCAAACGAATTGGTCACGCCACCCTTGTTCCTGAGCCAACAGTTCCTGCATCTGCAGCTCCTGTTACTGAAACTGTAAACCACACATCAACCACGGCATTTCCTTTTATAGCTCCTCCCTCTTCTCCTTCATCTTTACTCCAATCAGATCCTTCCTCTGCCATTCAGACGCCAGGTGGATTGATGTCCCTCACATCTCTTTCTGCGAATGTCCGCTCCCAAGGTGGCTCCATATTTGCCATTGGTCCCTATGCTTATGAAACTCAGTTAGTTTCACCGCCCGTCTTCTCTACCTTCACCACTGAACCATCTACAGCCTCCTTCACCCCCCCTCCTGAACCTGTGCAATTGACGACACCTTCATCCCCTGAAGTGCCTTTTGCGCAGCTTTTGGCATCATCTCTAGCACACCCTCTAAGCCGCCCCCGAAGGAACAGTGGGCCAAATCAAAAGTTCTTGTTGTCGCAGTATGAGTACCAGCCCTATCAGGTGGGAAGCCCAGGCAGTTACCTCATATCTCCAGGCTCAACAATACCTAATTCCGGCACATCAACGCCTTTCCCAGATAAGCTACCTCTCATTGAGTTTCAGGTAGGGGAAACTCCAAAATCCTTGGGCTATGAATATTATACTTCTCAGAAGTGGGGTTCAAGGTTAGGTTCAGGATCCATGACTCCAAATGGTTTGGGTTCAAGGTTAGGTTCTGGCTCATTAACACCCAATGGTGGTGTTTCAAGGTTGGGTTCTGGTTCTTTGACGCCAAATGATTTGAATTCAAAGGCAGGCTCTGGTTCTATGACTCCAACTGAGCCTGTGTCTAAAGACGATCTGATTGTGAACCAAATATCTGAGGTGGCATCACTTGCCAACTCAGACAGTGGGTCTCAAGATGAAGAAATCGTTATTGGTCATAGAGTATCATTCGAATTGCGCTGTGAGGATGTTGAAACGTGTCtaaaaaagaatttgaattcgACCGAAGAAACCGTATCAGAGTTTCAACATGATGTGACAGTCCAATGCGCGAGAACAGACAAAGAAGTATCAGACAAAGCAATGAATACTTGTAATTGTGGAGGGGAGAGCGAGGCTATCATGCCTGGAAAAGCTATAGAAGGGCATGAGAAGCAGTGTTTGTGTAAGAATAATTCTGGTAGACATGGTTCGAGCAAGGAATTCAAATTCGATAGCACAAAAAGTGATGAATGGTGGACCAGTGACAAGGTTGTTGGTAAGGAGTCAGGTTCCAAGAACTGGACATTCTTCCCAATGCTACAGCCAGAGCTCAGCTGAGTTAAGACTCAAGAATTACAACACACGTGTTCCTTCACCTCTTAGCGTCCTTGGTCTGGATACAGATTGATGAAAAATGAACATATACACGATCAATCTCGACATTAAGTGATGCTTTATTCGGAGTTAGAGAAAACACAATCTGAGAAAATTACATCCTTCTTACCTTGCACTCAAAGGCAGCCGCAGGATCCCAGCTCCTCTTGCCAAATGCGATCACTTACAAGAACAGTGGGTCTAGCTGCtttaattttctttcattttcttatGCATACTTTGAACATTAAAGTACATGTACAACTAAATATGTTCTAAATTCTTTGGTCTGCACATTTGtcattaaatgaaaaaaataaatgagtATAAATTGTATCACACAAGTTACAACTGTTGATGTTGGGTCAAAATGTGCTTCAAGTTAAAGGAGGTTCTTCAGTTATTCACCTTATGTTCTCAATTCTCAGTACCACCTACCACCTCTCCCCAGTCAGTTTCTCATACCTAAAGTTTCATCTTCCCTTTTCCTAGTATTTTCTTCCAACTTTCTTTTGCTAAATCATTTTCTTCTAATCGGGAtggtattttatatattataattgttataaatttctgCTTACAAGAAATTCGATATTAAACCAAGGACTtcgaataatataaaaactaagcATAGAAAATCAGAGATATGAAACGGAGAAGAGATATATGCAAATAGAGACTGGGAATGGAGACCAGATATATGCAGATTAGGAATGGCGACCAGATATACGTAAATAGAGATCGAAACGAAGACGAGAGGCAAATGATATTATATGTATGCAAATGAGATCATAAAAGGGATATCTCAAATAGTTTGTAATAAAGGGTTAATAAATCTATCTCAAATAGTCTGTAATAAATTGATTAAGTATATAATGAAAATCTCATTTCATAAAACAAGACACATAATTGGGATTTAGATAGCTTCCTGATTatgaatcaaaatatatatttttttattttttgaaatcatgaatcaaatatttttataacttatttttaatatcattttcaaAGAACGACTAcaatccatatatttatattaattctcattATGATATTATAAATCCACCGGCTAAGATCAGGGATAGAGTATGCTGGATGAAGTAACAGAAATAGTGACATATACATCAACAATCATAAATCATAACAATAATTCATTTTTTCAAAGACTAAAATGTTTGACTTGTTAGATGTTCGATTCTTGCGTCGGGACCTCTTTGAAAAATTATCACTTTTTTGGGTCCAAAATTATGAATGGTTGCCATACTTCTTGCTGAGAGAGAGTGGCAAGATTAGTTTGGTCatgaaataattattatattaagctctaaatttaatatatttagcaTGTGTCCACGAACACATTATAAAATCGAAAATAATTAACTGTTTATATATTGTTTCAAGGTTGTTTGCATCGGTGTCTTCACAgatttagaggggtgtattggattgggattttaaagcattttttttcattcatgaaatccgagggtattcgattgggattgtttgaaatccattaaaatcttgaggtattcgattgagattttaaattatgcaacaaaatctagtggtattcaattaggatttcaaattatgctttaaaatctgatggtattcaattggggttgtttaaaatccattaaaatctgaaggtattcaaatgctgatggatttttttggatttcataaaatgatggattttgtggcattcttcggtgttttttaagttttttgaaattccatcAAAATCAaagggattttgaagcattgtgcttaaatcctataaactctgctacattttatcaaaaatctgcataaaatcaaaatcacatacaatccattaaaatctatgaactaaaaacaatccattaaaatgccaatcgaatacaccctctTAAGTTACTTGTCAAATCTGTCCGATTCCTTTCAATTATTGTATATTGCCTGCCTCAAGCAACACATACATCAATTGTcggtataaatttaatttatcccCAACTGGAGCAAGTTTAATATACACTCATTTCATCATTTGTTTTTGGAATATATTAATAATGGTTGCATCAAATCAAATTCGATTTTATTACTCTACTAACTATTGTGTTAAAATAACATAACTGTATGACTTCttttatattaatgaataaaatataaaaagatatttcAGTACttggttataattttatatgtttaaaaataatctaaactTTAAATAGAGTTTAATACAATGctaaaatactaaaatactctcttcgtttcaatttacatgtccactttcaaaaaaaaaatttgtttcaaattacttgtccacttcaactttcaatacaaaatcatattttcaaagtcAAGTCTACTAcacatatcttttatttatattttctagatcaatctcactccacatatgttgatcatttaatgcaattaatttgtgaatatTCACTTTTCTTAAGCTATGCGATTTTTTTAAAGTAGAGGGAGTATATCAATAACATCTGGCGCCGAATTTTAGAGACTGATCCAACAAAATTTTGCGGGatcaaatttcttgaaaatatagggaaattggttcaaacttgttaaAATTACATTTATCTATCCTAAGTTTTTGCGACTGGCATGAAATCGAAGcgaaaaaacaaaatgaaatatTCTACGATTCTGACATGAAATGCAAGAATGTTTTGGTTcactttacttttttttttttttttttgaaacaaaggtgttaatctaataataaaaggccatacggcatctacaccaatgatcgagtcgaacaaacagtaaattgcaATCGCATGATCTCACAatgagacagttaaacgatattttgaagaaattgtatgtacaaatacaagtacccgcttcatgcattctcgttgaattactggtaccctcttcatcatgcacCGATAGAGCTATcatttgagctatcgaccagaactgcgattccatacaaactttcataCCAAATCaaaccccgcttacaattaagaagcgaaaaacaaagctctcaccagggagagaaaacaatcTTAGATGAAACCacagaaacaagagaaatccGACTGAAAGTCCACCCACTTGAAATAAAGGAGAaagacagcgaaatctccgatggttttataTCTAAGAATCCCTCGAGAATAGATTTGGagcagaaccacaaaaacaagaaaaatcgaACTGCAACTcacccgcttggaagagagacaaCGAAATTTCCGATGGCTCTGGATCTAAGTTTCTTGAGAagaagtattattcaaaaactaagaataaaacaaagtaattaactgattcggggctttccaccggtgaaaaccgatagaagccccaggcggctacgacaagagagaggctagagaggaTTAGGGTTTTTTGGGAGAGGGAGAGTTTGATTACGCATTTCTCTCAAAATTAGCGTTCAATTAGTCGGTTCTCATTCTCTGTTTCAAGTCAGTTAAAGAgctggtttcaaaaaaaaaaaaaaaaggtcagTAAAGGAGCTTTCACCGGTTTTTATGCCGTGGAAAGCTCTCATCATTTGTGGTTTTTTTCATTTTCGTTATTTTTTTTCAGTAAAATCTAATTTTTTGGGTGTTGGGTCGTTCCATCTTTTAGAGTATTTGTGCGTCTCTTCTTTTGAAATGTTgtgttataattttgtttagtttgtttaaatttattccaTGTTGGTTAATGATTTTAttgatgattttgaaaatctagaAAGCTCGTATCAAATCTGAGGCGGTGATAATTATAACAAGAGCTTATTTTTTACAATTAAATTGTTAATCTACTAGGTTTATTTTTTCAGCATGTCTATGACCAGTGGCGGACGCAGACTAGAAGTATAAGGGGGGCCAGATGTATATAAACAAAGATGGGGTCATATTTAGATTTTACAACTAATTATACAGAGATTATATACTACAACTATGGGGGGCCCAAGGCCATCCATGGTCCTACACACGGTCCACCCCTGTCTATGGCTAGTATCTTGGATGTCATAGGTAGGGTGTCGGTCCCCGCATCTCAGTTTATGTGATATGTCATAGGTGGGATGTCGCTCCCGTTATCCCAATTTATGCGATTAGGATTTTTGAACACTTATAAGATCAATTCTGATATTGCTGCTTTCTGGAATGTTATACAGTTCAGATTGCTTGAAtatcttttgattttatttttaactttaaaattttttaaattctataTGTTAAATGATCATGAAACAAAGCAGCtcattattttaagttttaagaatttttaaattctatacGTTAAATGATCAGGTTGCAAAGCAGCTCATTATTCTAATAATATTatcacttatatttttttaataatgttaaaataataaaaattcataaatttattattaaatatcaaattggctGATTTTAGTtagaagaataaaaaattaatgtgaATGCAAGGGGTCTCAATATTGTTTGTCggatgaaatcaattaaaattttttatatgaaatatgaaaaaatgtTTATTGTATGTTCTCCCATTTTTTGTAACTAATCGAGTAGCTCTAGAAGCATGTGtactttgaaataaaataatattttattataaatataaaattttgaagataaataaaagtaaacatatactccctctgtccccctgagtagtatacattgggggacggggatgcgacacggactttaatgctcatgcaaagtgtagttgtgcaatctatttttaaaatttttcttttctgaattaaagtttggatgttatatttttatatttttatatagaaaaagaaattcgcaaaaataagttacggaatatattttataagagcattgaaatgcgtgtcgagcagttaaaaataAACGTATACtgtaaaaactctataaattaataatgtcgggaCCGGGGAAATctattaatttagagagttattaatttatcgataaattaataattattaatttaaagaatttttaaCCGATTATCTGTACGTATATCACAAAAGAACATAtggtatataaattaatatgccAAACAAAAGGATAAATTAGTCTATGTCTCTTAGAATTATATTGCAGCGAACTATacaaattaatcaataatgaCTTTTAAAGTACTATACAACAAATTAGTCTCTTAGAATTATAATGACTTTTAAAGTACTACACAGCAAATGTAAACAAgagaataaatatattcaatatattctTAAACAAGTCTGATACATATAAATTACATGAATATGTTAGAGTATTCAAACCACATCTCACGGGATGACTTCTCATCTAAAGGGTGTTGcgaaatctaaaaaaaatatagacaactattgaatcatatttcaatagagtgtaatatatatatattttttttcagtttctatgaattattaatttatgattttcttgggaccgaaaattataaaggaatctcctaaaaaattattatcttattattttatcgagtttttcaaatttttacatTGGTCCAAATCGAGAccggacaaatttattattttagagaatttattaatttactgattattaatttaaagagtttggGGCTACCTTTCTGAGATGAAACCAGGAAGTGCCgtaaattaaatgggacagagggagcaTTTAATAAGTACCTAATAGAATTTTGAATTGTCTATACATATATACTGATAATCATGCAAATTTAAAAGTAGTAGTACTAATTAATTAATGCAATTGTATTTTATCTTAATTAATGTAAGTGATTTGCTTTTCTTTTGGGGCTAAGAAAAGGAAGTCATAAATTCCTAGATATTTGCAAACATTAATTATCGAGACAGAGCAGTAGTAGTTGAAAAATGAGGTTAGAAACAGAAATAACGTTATTCTATAGTCATAtgtagggctgtttaacgaaccgagctgttcgcgaacaagctcgagctcggctcgctaagagctcgttcggctcggctcgttgagttaacgagctcgagttcgaacacaaaaaattgttcgttaagtaaacgagctcgagccgagcttttagtatgttcggctcgagctcggctcgagttcgactcgagctcgctcggctcgagctcggctcgttaaagctcaaaaaaaaaaaaaaaattcgggtttttttttataatttatatatgttattgaactcagaattcaacatataatatatatatatataatataatataatatatatatatatatacacacacacatatatatattttagtgatgtaaccaaaatttcagaaaataataattttatatggtttgtTATTTTAACAGTCAGGTAAAAGGttaactagtaccgctaactagtgtttaatcctaatttagtgtttcaatattttaaaaaatatttcttaccgatcgaaccgtatggatgttaacatatatatattttaatgatataaacaaattttcaaaaaaaaataaaattatttggttagctattttaagagtcaactagcggtttgttcttattgtttttctggctcggctcggcttgactcaactcggctcggcttgtatttgttcgcgaacaagctcgtgttcagctcgttagttaacgagccgagcttgaacacaatttttgttcgataaaaaagctcggcccggctcggctcgtcagaaaaaaaattaaaactcggctcggttcgatcaaaactcggctcggctcggttcgtgaacagccctagtCATATGGACACACAACACAAAGCAACTGGTACTACTAGTAGGGTCTTATTCCCTGACAATTGATTGTCAGGAACACTCACACAACACATTGTGTCTCAGCTGTTGGAtcgacgatccaacggctgaaACAAAAGTAAACTTTTTAAGTatccgcggtaaataaccgcTGACACTAGGGACACACAGGGCTATCCGCGGTTAATAACAGCGGACAAAACACACATATGTATTAACTATCAAAACCCTAGGTCTCTCCTtctccaaaaaaataaattatactctcctttttaaatttatggatttagatgattattatgattaaactaattttgttttgaataaataacaattaactttattttatattatattatatgtttagaattctttgtttatatatttttaatagttagtagattattattaaaattatcactattacctatacattctaatattagtattttattataaatttaattgttattttttaaagtttttttattgattgattaatCTTTTTTGTGAatagttaatatataatttttattcttgtcacatattatatattataagtattatttattttttgtgttatataaaatatatttaaatttaatttatttaacaaaaatataaaatgctacTTAGATAATGTATGTTTTTAGACGTTTAtgctaaatatttttgtattttctcGATCCTTCTTGCTTTCTAGCTGCATGGTTTGCTGTTTATATTGTTTCTCTCTTTTACTTTAACAAGGCTGTGCAATGTTGTAAAGGACTTCGTGGTTACGGTGATATTTATGTACTTAaagagaatatataataaatattattctcttttatgCGGTGTATataacacataaatattattctctgtaaagtatataaatattattctcttttatgGAGTGTATAtaccacataaatattattctcttttaaattaatttaaaacttaaaacaagaaaaacgtctaaaaaatatacattgtctaagtagcattttatatttttgttaaataaattaaatttaaatatattttatataacacaaaaaataaataatacttataatatataatatgtgacaagaataaaaattatatattaactattcacaaaaaaattagtcaatcaataaaaaaaactttaaaaaaaataattaaatttataataaaatactaacatAACATGTATAGTTAATAATgacaattttaataataatctactaattattaaaaatatataaacaaagaattctaaacatataatataaaataaagttaatttttatttattcaaaacaaaattagtttaatcataataatcatctaaatccataaatttgaaaaggagagtataatttcatttttttagagaAGGAGAAGCCTAGGGTATAAACAGGACCCTAGTAGTATTATTGATGTGATGATCTATCATGCGGAACTGACGTGTCGTTTTTGAGCTGATTGTAAAGTTGATATACGTCGGACTCGTGATACAAAACTGTTCTATtatttctttttgggtttgcaGCACTTGAGAACCCCCGTATCTCATCTCCACTTCAACTTTTGCTGATTCTGCTTTTAAGCTTTTCTTCACTACTTTCTGCTCAGGTACTTAATATCTCCGCTCGAATTGTTTACTATTTATTCTCATCttaatttttaagatattaaaataaactagtTACTTATTTCGGATTTGAGTCCTTTCATCCAGTTTGATTAACTATTGTTTTTTGAATCGTACGATTGAGTGGAGTGTCGAATAATATTAGATTATGCTTATATTATTCCGCGCTTTTATCTGATGTGTTAAGATTTTAGATGAGATGAGCGTTTGAATTTTAGTTGCGGCTGAAATAATTTGAGGAGTAACGGAGATCAATGTTTCTGGGGCTTTTCTTGAACATGAGTGATGATCTGATCTGCCTTTTTAGTTTCATTGGGTTGTTTCACTATTTAGTATACAAGTGTCTTACTTCATTGTCTCATTGAGACAATTATGTATACCGAAAATCGGAAGCGCAGATATGCTCTGTATGGTTAATGGTCGAAAGGAACGGAATAAGAGCAAATTTGTTGTTAACAAATATGAATGTAGAGTGAACAATATAGAGGGGGTGGTGGTTGAAAATGAAAGAGCGTGATTTTCTTTGATCACTTTCATCAAGGATATGAATAGGTTATAGAAATgttcgatttttttttcttttctgaatctgAATGAGATTGAATTCTAGTTTATATAGGTTATGGTTGAATGGATcgtgattttgattttctttgaaTTGACAATGTGAAATTTTTATTGACAAGATAGCAAAATTCATTTCAA of Daucus carota subsp. sativus chromosome 3, DH1 v3.0, whole genome shotgun sequence contains these proteins:
- the LOC108210703 gene encoding uncharacterized protein LOC108210703, giving the protein MSNLSNNSVETVNAAATAIVNAESRVQPTSVQKKRWGSCWSLPSCFGSSKPSKRIGHATLVPEPTVPASAAPVTETVNHTSTTAFPFIAPPSSPSSLLQSDPSSAIQTPGGLMSLTSLSANVRSQGGSIFAIGPYAYETQLVSPPVFSTFTTEPSTASFTPPPEPVQLTTPSSPEVPFAQLLASSLAHPLSRPRRNSGPNQKFLLSQYEYQPYQVGSPGSYLISPGSTIPNSGTSTPFPDKLPLIEFQVGETPKSLGYEYYTSQKWGSRLGSGSMTPNGLGSRLGSGSLTPNGGVSRLGSGSLTPNDLNSKAGSGSMTPTEPVSKDDLIVNQISEVASLANSDSGSQDEEIVIGHRVSFELRCEDVETCLKKNLNSTEETVSEFQHDVTVQCARTDKEVSDKAMNTCNCGGESEAIMPGKAIEGHEKQCLCKNNSGRHGSSKEFKFDSTKSDEWWTSDKVVGKESGSKNWTFFPMLQPELS